The following nucleotide sequence is from Rhineura floridana isolate rRhiFlo1 chromosome 9, rRhiFlo1.hap2, whole genome shotgun sequence.
ggaccatagGCTCCTCAAACCTGCCTTGAGCATAGGCTCTGAAGCCTTTCCAGATGCTACTCCATACTCTAAACAAGGATCAGCAACTAGATGCCAACCCAGAAGCAAGAGGAGTATATGGAGAAAGCAGTGGCTGCGATCTTAGAATCTGCCCACAGTCCATTTGGGGGAGAGGTAACAGGGGTCCAGTTCACCACCCTCACAACATGTAGAGAActtaatttaacattagaaacataagaaactgagaaaaccaaaactgacagatcatgcTAACCCTAGAtaccaaacacagcaaatacaagAGTTAAacatgtgaatgaagtgaacacaaatcttgatggatgagggagtgagttggcaaacctaaaggatttgcaattggaggaaggcaagATGAAAAGAACAGTATTGTGATGCACTGCAGAGCACCTTCCCCATTGCTGCCAATTTAATGATTTCCCTACTAaaaatctagtgtttttaggcACATATCTAGTGGCGAATTTTCTGTCTAGtggctagtgggaaatctagtggaCGTCAAAACATTTTATGGTAAGAATCTGGcggtttttacaaatacttcaatttcattttttcccacctattatgtattttatgaaactgtctagccaaaatctagactttttaaaaacttctacTTTTgagtatttttttgtatttttcactGTTTGCATttctctaaagtgctacttgactattgtttcatttttgctgtaagctatggctagttggctacccctttgattgaaaggataaggaaaatgtgcagggaaTATTTACCCAATCAAAGCGTAATTCAGCCTCAGCAGCACCAAAGGAGACATAACGATTAGGAACAATaaacctcagaaataaatggcctaAGCATGCACCGAGTATACTTGCCTCACCAATGGGGAACCTCTTTTTGTATTCAATAAAGTGATTCCACAACAGGTATCCTTTGTATAACacatcttataatcatcacaggaacagcctgctggatcaggcaaagatTCATCTAGTTCactatcctgttctcagagtagccaatcaaacacacacagagcattatttaaacctaaaaaaaagaagaatgcaaaacctccatacttctttcaaatcacacacatatttatatctgcagttccaaaccTAAAtacaattcattaataggcaaaaaatcttgcggcttaagaatgtacctatagccaacagatatttctatccaactttaaaaagcagggaaactgggcagctataaagaatgcaccagaggagcatgagacctgacctcctctctgagatattgtactgtcctacaaatttgtaaaaatgcaaacataatttgggttggtctttcacagtccaatccacttcctgtgtagcttggaagaatttgggaacatgtgcctctgagcatatggagagtggtggcaacacctgccatctccaaagatggagaattatctttttgtacgtttgttggtggtgttcttactttgcttctttcctgtgattctactgtttctacagataatctaacctagaaaattatatttctctcattattcatcctagaaatctgtcaaaaaatttatttttattaatttcaaagcctttttattggtcaatgtcatgatggtgaagacagccttttctgtttcaaactggaggtttatgttctatttctgttttgggtacattaacagttgaatctgaaattgcagtttgatgtaaaatcagactgattacaatatgttgctacttcagcagtgactctagctgttggaaaaaagaggatgcatgttttcggcctgctatgtttaaatcactTCATTTAATGCAAggggggcatggtcaattaaaaacatagagcacatcaagAATTATgcaagaatatatttcacctcccactgttttatcttgtgtaaactgagacactcttgatgtccactggagactattctgcagaatagtcactgccattattccacaattatttttggagtttttttagtgtaaattttgcaaagtgttgctgtacttcatatattcacagaaatagaaacaaaagaaaatgatttcctataggaaacttcactaaaattgctaagtaaatcaaacgtatttaaagtgaccatctgaactatatcgactgtcttaataatgttgcttcctccctgctaaaacaagatcagcacagcacatgtcttctttctgttatttgggctgattgcaggtgttgctaccactcaccatatgctcagaggcacatgttaccaaattcttccaagctacacaggaagtggattggactgtgaaagacgaacacaaattgtgtttgcactctgacaaatttgtagggtagtccaatatctcagaggggaggtcaggtctcctgctcccctggtgcatttactatagctgcccaatttccctgctttttaaagttggatagaaatatctgttggctataggtacgttcttaaaccgcaaggttttttgcctattaatgaatttctctgctttttaatctgggaggtaagaaatgggttcctgtgcaagtttgctgagaatggattgatcatttgcatgcttattgagttcagtgggatttactcccctgcaatcatgcttaggataggtgaaactgaccacaagggatggggaggggaggaagaggaggaagggcagaggggaggagggggaggggagcaggcaggagggggaggggaggaggacaggtgagTGAGCCaactctccaaggcccaggaagcctaacgacaccttactaacttagcgcaggcaatggggagctggaatattgtatgTGAGTGCGTGTCCagggggcatttcttccctagtttgtttaaaaagttgaaaaagatatcctttcaatcctttcaagctggctctatttcaaaatggttttgaagagtataatatGGACATAGACTTATTGGCAACtgttttagacctccacccaactatgcaaatcattataaataatttacCTCATTTAACGTTTCTCATGAGAACTTGTGTACTACCCAAATAGGGCATGTGGCATTTGCTGGATCATTTGATGCATTTACTGCATCAGAAGAGGTATtagctggcccagggcctttctataggacagagattgtgtgcttgcaCAGTTAATTCTTGCACCTGTAGTTCGGAGAGACgcatagttcctatgtgacatgctgtcaagcatttccttatgaaaggTTATGTTTATagctattaatttaatttttaaagtgaaactgctCTTAATTGGTTTCCTGGCATAgtaaaggagaccagggtagttaattccaggaagcagctgcctcaggagaactgaactcacagttcatgagcttaataaaacatacaaggaagcctttccactcATGTACACTTTCTATGcttcaggactcacctttggtgtaTCTACAGTGGTGTGTAAAAATTAATTCTTAACTTTGACACGTGCGCTGACACCATACAGATATTCAACGCTTCATCAAagaaaagcaaacttagtaaCTTTGGCTTTTCAAAGTAACATATCTGAAGGAAtctcaagtgaacagttcctctgcaagtttgcagagaaatcacagtgCATTAGACCAGTTCAGATCATGgtggatgacttgcacaatatacatttacctccaagtcactgttatttagtttacacagctattttgcatgtggaaaatattgtattcaaATTGGATTGTTTTTGTAAACTTCGCAAGTCATAGTTCctcattaaaatgcataaattgggctttatttttgtcattacctatgaaaacttCCCCCCCAGAAACCTCTTGTATAGTGACCAATGCTCCAACTCTTCTGTCCCCCAATGAAAACTGTCTCGCTACACTCCTGGTGTGAGCCCCAATTTGAGTCAGGCCCTGCTTGAAAAGAGAGCCGTCCTCTACTCACATTGGGGTTGTTCTATCTGAGCAACCCCCTCCCAGATATTTTGAAGCCCGTCCTCTCTAGAGATGTGAATTCCTGGAGAGGGGAACAGGGTCTGCGTGGCGTTCCCCAGACCTCCACATCTCTGTATTTTCACCTCAACTCTAATTGCTGAGTACTCCTATTTGGATCACACATATTTGTTCAAGGCAAGTAATTTCTTTCCAAGAGGCGTGAAAGCAAGATAGGATGGTGGTGCAATAGCATTGGAGTtgccctgcttgtgggagatagcaACTTGGAtgcaccttccttccttccttcctttttttttttttaccaacacACAGCAAGTGGGAGTTCTAGGTTGTCCACCAATGCCACATCTGGACAGAGAGCTATGGTCATGCCAAAGGTTAtacaaatacatttcatttcaaactgaaaataatcaaataaataaaatcactctTTTTGGAGGAATTCCTGATCTTACTTGTCTTTACCAGTTTTGCAGAATGTTGAGTTGCCAATATATTAACTAGTAAATTAATGTGTTTTTGTTTGGACAATTCTGCATGAATAATCTATATGCATTAGGTCCAGACCACAAGTTCATCCCACTATGGACCTGCCAAAGGCCACACTCAAGCACTACTGGGAAATGTTATAAGACCTACCTGCTAGGACTGGTGAATTTTCCGTGAATTTGATGGAATTTCATTGTTTTTCTTTGTTCTCCATCTGAGTCTTTAGCAGGGGGTGGACTATAAAATCTATCcatataaaataacaaaataattcaCTATTGACTCAACATGTCTTAAAATGGACTGACCCAGTTGCTAGCACAACTAGGAAAGATATCttgctttaaaaatgcatggaAAGGACGCAAATCGCCAGTTCAAATATGTCATACTTCGCTTTGTTAATATTGCAATACTCTTCTCAATGCTTTAACAGGATCACTAGGCTTGAGCCTTGGAAAGAGACAAATAGTCCTTAAGTCATTATTACAAAAGGTTTATCTATGGAGACGCAATGACAGAAGAAGTACTGTGACAAGAGCGCATAGCAATGTAAGCATCAGAGCATTGCAAATAGGAAGTGACTAGGAGCCTGCCCAGTTAACAACCCTGCTCTTTGTATAACAGCTGTATATGACAATTACTCTGGACAGCCAAACAGGAGAGAcagaaaacatcttgaaaacatggAACAGCTCTAACTCTTGGTTTCTGAATAAGTTTCAAGCTGGATTTGACAGTATATAGGTCATAACTCATAAAAGGGTGCTTTCCCTTTCCATTATTTGCCAAAGAAAATGACCAAGGGTATTAGCTCAAACTCCAAGaaaattcttttttgggggggagggggagaaatttcaTGGACTCATGAAATTATTGGATTATAGAAAGAGAAGAGAATTTAGGCCACCTGGGTTCCATCTCAAAAGCTGCTTTTGTTATTTTCTTAATTATCTGTGTTAGCATGTGTGGCAATTAATACCTGAATGAcattataaaatataaaacaagccACAGTAATCAACTGGGACATTTCCCATCATATTTTGCAAACCTAACACTGGCCATATCAAGGAAATCAgaccaaaaaacaaacaataaaacccCCCAAAACAAAAAAGATATACAAAAAAGTCCTCTCTTAAGACTTACAACATATAATAGGTTAAGCTTCTTGCATTAATCCATCTTTCCTTGCAGCTCCTTTTGTTTTCACTctggtttcttttcttctctaAACCCATTTTCCTGGCCAGATTTTCAAAGAACTTATATACAAGAGTCTATTGGTGGGCACATTTCCCGTAGAACAATCTTGACAGAGTGGGGAGTTGTGTAACTATGAAAATAAACACTAATATTCTCATCATGTTTCAACTGTTCATCTTGTTTTTCTATCTACCTACCCTATAGATGCCTTTTAGGCACTGGGGAGCAAGtagaggaaggggggaaagaggaGATTATCCACTGCTGCACTTGCTGGCCACGGTGTCTGCACTGTGCTACCTCAATTTCTAGATGTATGCATTTCCCCTCTTTTTCCTTCCACTCTCCTCTTCTCAATAGAAAGCTTAAGAAACCAGGCAGACATTTAGAATTAACACCATCTTTCCCCAGATGTAAACAGAACATTAAATGTGGTGCGGGGAGGAACGGGACCACAGTTTAGTGgtaatctactttgcatgcagaaggtcccagcttcaaccccagttatctccaggtagggctggaaaagattccctctctgaaaccctggagagctgctgccagtcagtgtagacaatgctgagctagatgacttggaataagacagcttccttgctGAACTTTGCCAGGAGGAAGACAGCTGAGCTTCTCCTAACACCGAGGGCTTTCATCCAGGGGCTCCCTCGTGTGATCTGCAACGTATGCTCTTGTAGAGTTCATTGAAAACTCAGTACGGAACTATTTATCTGGAAAACAAATGTTTTCTGAAATAGTTACGTTTAGGGCCTATCATGCTTGAAGCTCAATGCATTCCATGCATTCTTGGGTTTCTTGTGAAGTGCAAACTCAGGCTCATGAAAGGACATGATTAACAGACTAATTGTATTAAAGCAGGTTTCTAGTCCTCAAgtccccttttttattttaaagcattagcTCACTCTGTACAGATTTCAGAACCCCAATAAGGCCTTGGCCCAGGCTCCAAGTGATAAGTATGTGGGTGAAATCAGTCTTCAGGCActattaaaaaacaataaaacaggtcTGAAAGATATGCCACTGAGCAAACAGCTCAACACCACAAGGGCTACTTCTTTTTGACTGGCTTTTAGCTAGGATTCCTTCCCCCACCCAGGGATTGCTTCACCAAGCCATTGCCTGTGTGGACTGTGCATGTATATAGGAGAGATCTACAGCCAATCCCTGTGCCTATATAGCCATGTTTTGTAAGGGCATCTCTTATAGGTAACATTGGTATTGTAGTTTCACCACCCTCTTTAACCATACCTGTTTAACCCCACTTCCTCCCATTTTGGCCCTGCCCATCTTTTAAAGACACAGGCACAAAACAGCTTTGTATACAATGCATAAGCAGGTACAGTACAAGCGTCTAGCCAGGGGAATGGGTACCACAAGTGGTACCAGCGGTTTGGAAGAGGGTAGAGATCCTGCGGGCCTGGTTACAGCACAGAACCGGGCCTGCTTTTCTGAAAGGCAGGgcagaaataattttatttattcatcttCTCAGTCGTCATGGAGAAAagatctctcctccaggtcttttccctcaagatccattcctttggacttctcctgtgcccatccttcttctcacgcacatttatttatttatgtattgcttattgtaaattgtactgtttttattgatgtatttttatatttgtgtttttttgtaagccgccttgagggccttttgcccaaaaggcggggtagaaataaacaacaataataatttattgcAGTGACTACACAGTGACATATAACACATCACTGGTTATTTCTTTTTTACAATCTCTGAGGAGAAGGACGAGGAAGGAAGCGACGCACTTACCTCGGAGACATTTTTTTTGAAAGGGACTTTCTTCCCGATAGCctcagggagggggagaacagcCAGGCCCGACGGCTGACGCCGGTGACCCGTCCATCGACCTCAGCTGGGAGAGGAGGGGCCGCCAGGGGTGCCCGAAGCTTCCGTCACAGCCTTCACCTCTAGGGGTCTCACGCCCAGCCCTTCCCCTCTGTTTTTCTCCTGCGGGCGCCGTCGCGCTCCTGCCAGTGACctctgtgggtggggaggaagcAACGTGAATACTCGCTGGCTGGGCAGGCGGCGGCGATTCCCAGCAGCCAGAGCCGACGGCGGGGCCAGTGGCCATGGGCGGCCAGTGGCTGAGCTGCCTCCTACTAGGCTGCTGCTTGGCTTGGCGCTGGGGCAGCGCGCAGAGGCCGGGTGCCGTGGGACTGGGCAGCGGCGGCGAGTACTGCCACGGCTGGGTGGACGCGCACGGCAGGTACTACGAGGGCTTCCCTTGCCCGGAGCGCTTCGACACGCCCGACGCCACAATCTGCTGCGGCTCGTGCGCCCTGCGCTATTGTTGCGCCACCACGGAGGCGCGCCTGGAGCAAGGCGGTTGCACCAACGACCGCGAGCTGGAACAACCGTCTGGGAGCGCCCGTGAGtgtagggagagagaaggggagggcggCGGGCAAGAGCGCGGAAGGAAGCGCGGGCGGGCTGCCAGGAGAGGTGCATACCTGCCTGGTGGGAAATGTGGAACCTTTGCAGCCCGATCTTCCTGTCCTGCGCCTGTTTACACCAAGTTTGGTCTCATTGCGAGTCACCTGCGTTTCAGGCTGCATTACAAACATCTTCCCTGGTTAAACAGTTGCACGCGGCTCGTGTTATTTTGGGCGTAAATCTTACAGAGTTCAGTGGAAGTTAGTTCGAAGTCAATCTGCATAGGCTTGCTTGCAGCCTGCATTATTTCCCCATCCAATTGTCCCCCCCCCGCGTCTTGCTGAGAGGAAATAAAATTGCAGGGCGACAATCCCTCACTTTGGAATCCTAAGCGTATTTTCAGCCTGAACGTggctactcagacgtaagtccttCAAAATGTTCTACCACTTCTCAAGAGAGCGTAGGTAGCGTTGAAGGCTTCCGGTGGATGTCACGGAGATCTACCTACCTGGAGAACATTATAACAATTGTTACAGTGCAATTGCTCTTATCCTAAGAAAAGCCCAGTGTAGTTTCCAGCGAACAGTGTAAGAGACAAGGTCATTATACTGCATACCTCTCGGCTCTTAGCTATTCTTTCTTGATGCAATTTTAGGACTTCTGTCGTGGAGCTATTTAACGAACCGAATTAATTGTACAAGCTAAAAGAGAAAGGAGATTCTTCCCAGAAGAGTAAGCCTTTTCCTACCCAACCTAGGAGGTCAGGATCTGCCTCGAATCGGGGTCGTGTGTTGCACTGCTATTTCCACCAGTTATTAAGGGACAAAGGCTTCAATTCTATGTGTATTTACTATGGGGTATGCCCCATTAGACACAGTGGGACTTCCAAGTAAACTTGCACACGATTGCACTCAAAATGTTTTTCACCAGTGAAGGAGGTGGGTTTGGTAAGTCCTCAGAAATATGAAGTCCTGCAGGCCTTTTCTGTTCTATCAACCATTTCATGCTTTTAATCAATTGAGAAGAGGGATATTGAAACTCTTGAGCATTCTTGGGACAGCTTTACCAACTTCATGGACTTTTAAaggacaggaagctgcctttttctGGGACAGAAACATATTACAGTTAAATCTTTACTTGTTCAAGCACATAAGGCTTAGAAAGGCTTTTTTTCAAAGCTGCTGTTTGGCTCATCTTGGGTAGTTAGTTGTTAGATTGGATAATAAAACCTTCAGCCCATCATGAAATTTACTGATTAATCCTGTTCAGTTCTAGGAAGTAAACATCATTTAAAAGCATCCTTTTAAGCCCCACCCCAAATATCTTGCAGCGAAATAAGATACAATATTGTTGTAACTATATCTTAGCTTATTTTCCTGGAGCCTCAGAGTTaatcactgcagaaatgagaAAGTGTTCAGGACACAAGTATCTACAGTATAGAAACCACTACACAGGAGATACTTGGTTTTTGTATTCAACTTATAtctgattatatatatatgtatgcataAGAACACTTTCAGCTGGTGAGCTGATATCATGCTCTTGTCAATGCAAATGTCCCCAAAATCAGAGGACgagttgttttaaaaattaatggcCTGCCTAATTTTCaaagaaactcaaggtggcttacagtcctaaacataaaataaaaaaaaacaatcccCACTGAAATAACAAATATTGACATCAAAGCTAAGCCAGCATACCAAGTTACTGCACACAGGACTAGCCTTTAAAAGTCAAAGGAGCAGAACTGCCCTGCTCTTCCTTTTAAAGCTGGAATCCAAGTCAAGTCTGGGAATTGCCCCTCTCCACTCCCAAATGAGCCTGtttttcttaatctttttttttaaagaggcacTTTGAAGAAGTTTGCTAGTACATCCACCAAAATACTTTCAATTAAATCCAGCATCTCTTTTCTTCCAAGTtcttctgagttcagtgggacttacttccaacttAGTTAAAGCATACCTAGAGTTGCAGCCTGATTTATCTGTTCAGAGTAAGCttaattgaattcagtggggtttaggactgcagctttatatCTGTCATAATGTCTTTATTTTACTGGTTGCGTATAAAGGAGTTTTAAAGCTCTGGAACTGCAATGTTGCGGTTCTGAACAATGTTAGGAATTTGAGAGAACATGTtctaaaaaagaaaccaaaaatgTTGCAAACCAAAAATGCTTTCTCCACCTCCCCTTTAtaaatttttatatataaaaagccTCAGGAGCACTAGCATAGTGCCTTTGTTAGGACtgtctaaaataataataataattacaacaCGATGAGCTAGCCTTCGAGTTTCACAGAAGTCTTCCTCAAGGTCAGCATtaaatgaaaaggaaaaagaaatgaagGGAAGAAAAAGGAAGCCCTTTGTAGACTAAGGCTgcgatccaatacatgtctactcagaagtaagctccattgggttcagtgggacttactcccagataagtgtgtactggattgcagcctgggTAGGTTAGGATGTGCCCAGTGGAAAAATGTTGTTGGAGACAATTCCTCTTCTAAGAGCAAATCAGATACAAGAAGCAACAAGTCTTCCAGATGGAAATATAGGGTGGATTTAgccagctctggaattctggtagAGGACAGCATCATTCATAGTAACCTGTGTCTTTTAAAAACTGTTCGCCAGTGAAATTCTGTCTCGCATGAAGAAAGTAGAGGCTGGTTAGAAAGAAAAGGCTCAGTGCAGGAGCTGTTTAGGCATAGTTGAGTCTGAGTAAGGAAAATATATGTGCTTGTCACTAGAATTTCCGCTAAAACACTCAGCTAAAACACTTAGCATGAGATTATCTGGATACAGtatgtggtttttattttgttttgaatcACCCTCCTTTTTCAAAGCTGTATGTTATGAATGCTGGAAGCTTTTCACGGCACATCCCTTCACGCTGCTGCTTCCAGTCTGGTGCTGCTTTCCAATTTGCTAAGGCTAAGAACATaggccccattgaaataaatgggacatgGTCATCATAGTCGTAAGTtatgttccattgatttcattggaaaCAAAGTGGAATTAATTTAGTCTGGCTCGAGCCCACTAATGAGTTATCCAGTGAATTAGTGTCGGAAGTGGTGTTAAGACATTATTATGTAACAATCTTTGTGAAGCCCTTAGTGTTTTCAAGAAAATAGAAGAATATCTAAGTAATAGTTTGGTTTTTCATAGACTTCAGTATGActatattttttttgtttgtaatttctttttctttttgctcagAACCAATCTACGTACCATTTCTTATCGTTGGATCAATATTTCTTGCCTTCATTTTTGTGGGCTCCTTCGTCGCTGTTTATTGTTGTACGTGTTTAAGGCCTAAGCAAACATTGCCACAGCCAATAAGATTTTCTCTTCGAAGCTACCAGATGGAGACTTTGCCAATGATCCTGACCTCAACTAGCTTAAGGACTCCATCAAGACAACCCAGTACTGCAACCAGCTCCAGTTGTACTGCTGGCTCTATCCACAGGTTTTCATTTGCCAAGCATATGGGTGTATAGTGTATAGTGGCATCTTCACCCCCACCTTACACCCCGGGCTGCTTACAAATGGGCCACTCTATAAGCCTCTCACAGCCATCTGGACTTTTGATGTCAGGACCATATTTCTCCTATCCTCTTGACTCTGAATCGTCTCTGACTGAGAAGAGTATTCCAGATCTTAGCCAGAGCTAAAAGgggttttcaaaacaatatgctcACAGAGAAGCACCATTAACTCCTGCTTTATGTGGTTTTCATTGATGTGTTCTCTGGTTATGGGATTGGAAATCATGTGAATGGGTGAGTTACCCTTTTGAAAAGCACAAATTattgcaacttttaaaaatataaacattgGTCTAAAATGTCATTGGAATGAATGCAGATTCCAAATTGATACAAACTTAGAGCATTATTGCTTTCAATAAGAGTCACCAAACCACTGTGGATTTATGTTGACTAAAATCTCATCTTCAGTATGTGTGTAAAGTTACACATCTAATGTGAGCAGAGCTCTTGCAGATACAAATAGAATGAGGCACCGAGCAGCCAAATTGAAGAGTTTATTTAGGTGACAGGTAACGTTGCTGATGATTTCTATGGGAACTTGAGACATATGTCAGTTTCAGACAATGGGGCATCTTTGGCTGGATTATGCCCTATGTTTTATTATTGATTAacccatttgtttgtttttaaaacagagaCTTGTATAAATCATTTTCACCAGAATTAGTATTACTTTTTATAAAGGGAATAGTGTTATTAATAGACTGCATCACTAAAAGCTCTAAAATGAGAGAAGATTAATGGTTATAAGAaccagaagtttttaaaaaagatttgtgAAATAAAGACACTAACCAACCAACCCTAAAACTTGCTGTGCCAGGAAAAAGCTGTTTTGAATGTGTGGCAGCACAGACAGCTGTGCCAGCACAATATATGAGATGTGACAAGAttgttagggttttttttgtttaaaaaaccccCCCTAATAATCAAGTTTTAAGTAAAAATATGGAAGTTTTCTCACAGTCAAGagcataaaatgtaataaaacttAAAAACTATACAGTAATTTTACAGGTTTTCTgcgtaaaacattaaaatgctgaagtagACTTGTGTATTTTTTTCTCAAGTATGTATTTATAGCGTCCTGTACCTTGGAAAACACAAGCTGGATAAATcaagttttattttgtaaaatgcGTACTATATAAAATAATGTTTAAGAGCTGTAATTTAAAATGTGTTCACAGCATTAATGGTATTTAGTAGTCTCGGGTTTTCTTCCAATAAAACACTCAGTGACTGAAACTATATTTTGGTCGTCGAATATGTTTATATTTTGAA
It contains:
- the SHISA3 gene encoding protein shisa-3 homolog isoform X1, encoding MGGQWLSCLLLGCCLAWRWGSAQRPGAVGLGSGGEYCHGWVDAHGRYYEGFPCPERFDTPDATICCGSCALRYCCATTEARLEQGGCTNDRELEQPSGSAQPIYVPFLIVGSIFLAFIFVGSFVAVYCCTCLRPKQTLPQPIRFSLRSYQMETLPMILTSTSLRTPSRQPSTATSSSCTAGSIHRFSFAKHMGV
- the SHISA3 gene encoding protein shisa-3 homolog isoform X2, whose protein sequence is MGGQWLSCLLLGCCLAWRWGSAQRPGAVGLGSGGEYCHGWVDAHGRYYEGFPCPERFDTPDATICCGSCALRYCCATTEARLEQGGCTNDRELEQPSGSARYY